The stretch of DNA GGTAACCTCATGGGTATCAGTAGTTTCTGTAAGACACACTGGGGTAATCAGTGGGCTCCTGCTGGTCAACCAATTGAACAGCCATCCACGAGCCAGTCAATGGTTAGCGATGATCATCGAAATCAAATAATGACGTTCGATCATCAGCTACATCAACAAATTCAGCAGCAATTATCTGTTGAACAATTGCAACTCTTGACTCAACTTCAAGTAAAtgaacaaacaaacaaaaaccTTCCCCAAATTACAAAGTTCTAATTCTTGttcctttctttcttcttttcttttcttttgggggcctcttttgttgttgttgtgtgtAGAATCAACAAAATCAATCTCTATCCATGATTCCAACATCATCAATTGATCAACAACATCTCTCAAATAATATAACATCTCTCGCATCGTCCCTTGCCCTCGCCCAGCAACCGGGGCAGGTGCAGCAGTCGCAGTTAATGACACAACTGCCGGCAACATTGGATCTGCAGCAGCAACAAAATTTGTCTGGTGATGCCCAACAGCAGACAAAGTTTGTCTTCAATGTTGACATTGAGAAGCAATCGCCGGCACTGCAGTTGCTGTTCCAAATGCCAccgcaacagcagcagcagcagcagcaacagcaaatGCAACAAGCAGCTGGGTCAACCATCATTTCCAGCCCAATTCAGCAACAATttcagcagcaacagcagcaaatCATTGCGTCGCAAATTGCCCAAACGCAGACGAGTGGTTTGCTAAGTGGACAGGGTGTTGATCTTCAGCAATCCATCCAACAGGTCCAGCTGCCGTcgaatttaacaattttgcaaCCACATCAAATACTTTCAAAGGCCCAACAAATGCAGAATTGTTCTCAAAGCTCAcaagtaaaaattcttttctatctgactaaaatctgaataaaaataaacaaacaaaataatcCTTTGCAGGCTGTTGCAACGCAAACCCAACAATTGCCGTCGGGTGCATCAATGACAGCTGTTACGGCATTAGCCCAACAACATCAGCAAAATCTCAACAATATCATCCCAAGCCCCACACTTGAGGGTACAGTGCAAACACCAACATCAGCGGTACCGGCGGTGGCATCGTCCGTTGCCATCTCAACTGCTGTGAAAACGAATGGAATTGTTGCGGGTGGAGGTAAGAAAGGATCTGATAAAACATCTCGCAAGGAGAGCAAACGGTATTCGGTAGCAAGACAAGCTCCTGCCGGTAGTCAAGTAGGATTTAATTTTGACGCTTCAGGTACAACATTTGTTAATCCACaagatttttatattatttttgtttctttattcTTGACATTTCGctcattttgcattatttgaattgattttttaatttgttaaatttattaatcaattctcttttcctttttcttcttccattttGTGGCTGTTCTGGAATTGGAACAACTTCAGGTGCAGCAGCAcagcaacagcaacaacaGTGCGCTGTACAGGGAGCAAGTCCACCGGATAAGACGATTGATGTGGATTCAGAGACAGATTCAAATCACGATACAGCCCTTACGCTGGCATGTGCTGGAGGGCATGAGGATTTGGTGGAATTGCTGATAAGTCGGGGTGCAAATATTGAGCATAGAGACAAGAAGGGGTTCACACCGCTCATCCTTGCGGCAACGGCGGGTCATGATAAAGTTGTTGAGGCACTGCTTAAGTACGGAGCGGAGATGGAGGCACAGTCGGAGAGGACAAAGGATACTCCACTGTCGCTTGCCTGCTCTGGCGGGAGGTACGAAGTTGTGGAACTTCTACTTAATATTGGGGCGAATAAGGAGCACCGAAATGTGTCTGATTATACGCCACTGAGTCTTGCCGCAAGTGGGGGGTATGTGAATATAATAAAACTACTCCTGAGTCATGGTGCGGAGATAAATTCGCGCACTGGCAGCAAATTGGGGATCTCCCCGCTAATGCTGGCCGCAATGAATGGACATACTCAAGCTGTGAAACTCCTCCTTGATATGGGTTCCGATATAAATGCCCAAATTGAGACAAATCGCAACACTGCCCTGACGCTGGCGTGCTTCCAGGGGCGCCATGAAGTGGTGAATTTGCTGTTGGAACGTAAAGCAAATGTTGAGCATCGCGCAAAGACGGGCCTCACGCCACTCATGGAGGCAGCAAGTGGGGGCTACATCGATGTGGGACGCGTGCTGCTGGACAAGGGGGCCGATGTGAATGCTGCTCCTGTTCCATCCTCCCGAGATACAGCTCTCACAATTGCCGCCGATAAGGGACATGTGAAGTTTGTGGAACTTCTCCTGTACCGCGGTGCAGCTGTGGAGGTGAAGAACAAGAAAGGTAATTCCCCCCTATGGCTAGCTGCAAATGGTGGGCACTTGGCAGTTGTTGAGATCCTCTATGCACACGACGCTGACATTGATTCACAAGATAATCGCAAAGTCTCCTGCCTCATGGCAGCATTCCGCAAGGGGCACACAAAGGTTGTCAAATGGATGGTGAACCATGTCACGCAATTCCCATCTGATCAGGAAATGACGCGATATATTTCGACTGTGAGTGATAAGGAGTTGCTGGATAAATGTCATGAATGTGTCAAGGTCATCCGGGCGGCAAAGGAAGCGCAGGCAGTGAAGGCAAATAAGAATGCCTCAATTCTCCTCGAGGAATTGGATATGGAGAAGAATCGGGAGGAGAGTCGAAAGGCAGCTGCTGCGAGGAGGCGTGAgcggaagaagaagaagaagctggagaagaaggaggaaaagaGAAAGCTCAATGAACCCAAGAATGCCCAGGATGATAAGGATGATGATAAAGATGACGAGAGTGATGGGGAGAAGGATGAATCAAGCCCTGAGAATGTTCCGCCACACGATAAGGAGGAAGGAGATTCGGGAATTGATGCCAATAGCCAAGGGTCGTGCTCAAGTGCCGATGTAAAGTCGAGCAATCTCATGGAGAAGCAGAGTAAGTTGACGAAGGCGAagaagaggaaggaaaaaacgGCAACTGTTCAGCCGCAACCGTCAACGTCACAACCGCAAATTGTGCGATCAAAGAGCCCACCTCCCAATCCCATTGATTTGGTGGTGAAGAACAAGCGAGAAGAGAGTGTGATTAAGAGTACGAAGAATCCCAAGGATGTGGCGAGAGAAATGCGTGAGCAGAGGGATGCAAAGAGGGAGATTAAGCAGGAAGGACGACGTGAGGAGATCAAAATGCCCGAGCAGGCGGCAAAGAGATCAGTTGAGAAGGAGAATCTTGCACCACGTGAGGAGTTCAGATCGAAGAATCAGCGAGGAGAGAAGAAATCTGAGTATGCTAGTAGTTTAGCGGCAAGTCGTGAGAGTGGTGGAGCGCAGAAAAGTGCATCCCAACCGATTCAGCCGAATGGAGCTGATGGGGCGTCCGGAAGTCGCAAAGTTGTCTACTTCCCGCGACATTTGTCCGATCATGAGATAATTGAGTCAACATCATCGTCATATAGCATGAAGAGTGGCAAGAATTCCTCCAAGAGTCATTCCCATGATGATTCATCGAAGAATTCCAGCAGCATGAAACAAGCGGGGAAACGCGAAGAAGGTTGGAAGGAGGTGGTTCGCAAGAGTTCCGTGCAACAGCAGGTGTCATCACTGAGTGAGCCGAGTTGCAAGAAGATTGCCGTACCGACGCATGCTATATCACGCGTTATCGGACGCGGTGGGAGCAATATAAATGCAATAAGAGCTGCCACCGGTGCTCATATTGAAGTTGAGAAGCAGAGCAAATCCCAATGTGATCGATGGATCACAATAAAGGGATCAGCGGATGCAACAAGACAAGCGCACTCTCTCATTGGGACCCTCATAAAGGATCCCGATGTTGATATTCTGCAAATTCTGCAGAAGGTCAATTCGAATGTGAAACCCGTTCCACCGTCCCCATCAATTGGTCCGATTGGATACTGGGGCGAGAAACCACCGACTACAACGGCATCGAGCAGCTACACCGCTTCCACATCTATCGCTACAACGTCGTCGAGTGCAGTTCAGATTAAGACAACGAGTATGGCGAAGCAACAGATTGCCAACTCATCAAAGCAGATTCCCGCGAGTGCTGCCTCCTCGGTTGTTACCACAAAGATAATGTCCTCATCGGCATCGACGGCAAATACTTCGCGTACTGCTCAATCGAAGGTGTATCAGTCGAGTCATCAGCAGAGTCGATCTGGTGGTGCTATCTCCAGCAATGCCGGGAATACATCGCGTTCCAATCCCGAAATTCTCAAACGTCCCGTCGTCTCGAGCGCCGTGAGTGTCTCCAGCGGTAGCAATACCACAAAGACCACCATGTCCTTCACGGGGGCCATTATGTCGCTCAAATCGACGACAACGAAGAACATAACACCAGCTATGAGTATGTCCGGGCCACCGGGAACATTTGCCTCGAAACTCCTGACGAGCCAGGCGAGTGATGCTAAGAAGGTCATGACATCCAGCGTGACAACAATTGTCACATCAACATCAACTCTCATGGCGAGTAGTGCGGCCCAGCAATCAGCTGCCCCCGCCAGTGTTGTGCAAATGAGTCCCAAGCACCACAGTGTGAGTGCCAATAGTCAAAACCTGCCGGCACCGTTTGCCAATACGCCGCAACAAGCACCGCCGAATGTGGGTGTTATTGGTTCGAATGCAAAGCCACCGCCATTCTCGCAGGCGACCATTGAAACGGCCACATCGAGCATTGGCAATGCAAATGGACCACCGCGTTCCATCACACCAATTGGTCCGCCAATAGCGAGGAATGTAACACAATCACCGCTTCTGCAGAAGCAACAAGCACTGCCTGTGTCGTCGTCCATGTCAGACACGAGTCTCGCTGTGGGATCAGCAATACATCAGAGTGGCAACACTGGTGCCGGTGGTAGCGGTAGTACGGCAAGTAGCATTGCTGCGCAGCTTCAGACGAAGATAAGTCAGCTGCACGGTGCCCAGGCGCATGAGTATTCGCTCTTCAATGACAACTACGGGAGTCAGTGGGAGAGTAAGCAGATGTACAACAATGTTGCACCACTGCAGGCGGATGCATCCAAAGCACCTGGGTATCGTGGGAATACCGTCAGTAGTCCAGTTAGCATAAAGACGAGCAGTCAATCCATCACACCACCATCAACTGGGCACCATCTCAGTGTGGCACCGTCAACGGGGAATGCTGCTACGACTCTCATCACCACCGCCACGGGTACTGCACAATCGCAAACGTCGCAAAATCTCTCCGGGGCTTCGGTTCAGGTGACACCGTCTGCTCAGGTGTACGATCTATCGCAGTCAGCTTCAAGCGGCGGTAGTGGTGTCTCCATAATTAAACCACCAACAACGCAGACAATTCAACCACCACCGCCGTCAAATTTGGCCGTGCAGCGTCCAATTATGAGCAACATGTCACAAGTAAGCCAACACACAAAGAATTTCCCTTCTTCACTCAAGAACAATTCTCAAtcgaataattttctcaaggtCCGACCTGTGGGCTCCCAGATGGATTCATATTCGAGTGGTGTACAAGCACCCGTTGGCAGTGGTGCAGGAGCACGTCAGAATCTATTTGACAACCTGCAGTCGCAATCCTCGATGAATGCAAGTGGAACGAGCGGAAGTAGTGCATCGTCGTCGCAGCATATGCTCAACTACAGCCAAAATTCCGATGCCAGCCACCCACCGCCGTTCCAGCATCTCGGACTCGGTGCTGGGAATCCCCTTCATATGTCGCGTCTCAATCCCCGTGCCACGGTCTTTTCTTCGatgcagcaacagcagcagcaggcTCCGCCACAGCCGCAGCAACAAGTGTCGCAGGCATCAAAGTCGacgcagcagcaacagcagcagcatccGAATCAATTTGGGAATATCTTCCAGCAGAATCAGGGCACAGCCGGTGGGGCACCTGGCGGGGGAAATAGTGGCGGTGGCAGTATGAGTGGGCAGTACAGCAAGATGCCACCACTTGCATCGTACAACCCAACACCAGGACGTCCTCAATCGCAGCCACAGCCACAgacgcagcagcagcaacctGGGTCTCAGGGGCAGGTTAATAACAATGGACGCTGGTACGATTTATCCCATCTGCCGTCACCGCGGGAGATCCTCAACATGGAGAATGGATTCACGCTCAATTTGGGCTCACCGTCCTCCATGTCTCCCAATAATCCACCCCAAGCCACGACAAATGGTGTGCTGTCCAATCAAACGGCGGACGATAGTAGGAAGATGCCGCGACCAATTGGCACAGAACGTGCCAGCTGGAAGTACGGGTACAACTCGAATGTTGTCACGCAGAATCAACCGCCGCAAATGCCAATGGAGATGGATAATTCGGGACAAATGCACCCGTGGATTGTCGATAAGCAGCCATGGATGATGCCCATGCGCAATCAATATGTTCCCACAGATGACCTCCATCCTCACGATCATTTTtcggtgagtttttttctagaaaatttctttttttgaaaagaatttttttatttttggggatttttggGGTTTGTTTTTGggaattattcaaaagaaattagtaatttattgcaaattttaagaaaaaacttgttGAGATTACCAGGGaatgaataatgaaaaaaaagtagaatttcaaacattagaaaggaaatttaaaacgttaaaattgcataaaaaatttcaagagcTGTTTACGAAGAAAATCATCGGAAATGCAGCCCAAGAATAAAAGCACTCCTTTTCTGCTCACTAGCGGCGTTTCGTCAAATTTATTGACATCCTCAGGCTCTATTAAAGGACAAACATTTCTGTCAATACAATTTCAAGTTCacgaaaaaatacaaaattcttcaattctcTCTTCTCAAGCTTAACAAAGAAACTTACAGAGCAAGTACGGAGCACTTATGTCACAAAAACATaaggagaagaataaaaaaccaACGTTAAACACAACATTACTGCGAGCATCTCcatgaaaaacattaaaatattcttgcattaaaataatttaacgtAAAAACTGAGAAATCAAAAGGATTTCCAGCGTTTTCTTTGCTGTTGGAGCTGTGTATTTGAAAGTAATTATCGTTAGGGCTTAATAATGTCAATCTTTATAAATCTCGGCTTctagaatctttttttaaccTTAAAATATTCGCTGGAATACATTTCTCGTAAAGCTCTTGGAGTTTCcagtttttaaaatatctttcagttaaaatatttttattgagtgATGAGGAAGAAATAAGTTTTAATCGTTGGAAATAAgatcaaactttaaaaaaaaacgtcaaacgttaagaaaagaaacataaaactaaaaaaatgcGTCATGCaacagaaaagaaacgtcaaagggtaaatagaaatgtcaaattgaagaaaaaaaacgtcaaacgttagaactgaaatgtcaaacggcaacaaaatgataaatcaaaatacaacgcattaataatttaaacaaatcCCAATaaaaaacgtaagaaaattgaaagaattttatggaaaataaaaaaaaaagtaatttatggATAATTTTTAGAACCTTTTGAATGATTCTTTCAATCCTTCTTCATCTCTATTCTTTACCTGTGTAGTGTGctaaatatttatgcaaaataaaattacatgcGGAGGAGTaagtaaaagaaatgagaaaatggtATAAACTTTagtgaaataatttgatttgggattattttttttcttaaattttaatcttcaaatttaattattttaaaagaaattgcaaaataattctaatGCAATGTTCTCTATTTTCTCGAATGCTGCGgctttcttctttctttttatctttagCACATGCAATTGGACTACCATCATGCTGGAGGTGGAAATGTTGGTCCTACACCgcaaaatatgaatttgatGCAGTCCCTTCAATACACACCCTTTATGCCGCACTCTGCTGATATTGGGCAACTGCCAGATAAAATAGAATCTTGGGAACCGGAAAAACATGTAAGgcatattaaataatttctcatatttttaataattaatttttgaaaaatataaaaaattaaaaatatatttagaaaaatccTATCCCCTTTAGTCGAGAATTTCTTTAGAGTAAAcaagagaatttttgcttCTAGGGCTGGAAATGGACAAATTGAGTTAGGAATGCCGTGAATTTCATCAGATATTTACACATAgtatgaagaaagaaaaaaaacttttcactaTATTCCATagaagaaagttaaaaaaaagaaatgaaatatttctctccCGATTTATTCAACATACATAAACacctttttaattattttgtttctcttcacataagaatgaaaaaaaaaactataatcaACTTCTCACAGAATGTttgctaaaagaattttaggagattgaaaacaaacaaaaaaacaagaatttaatttataaaaccaCAATGAACTTGTCCTGTTTGTCATGATGTTcttaataatacaaaaaaatatcgtaTTGAAGTTTAtacttaaaatgttttctgcTGGAagacttgaaagaaaaaaaaatatattgaaaaagaaaaatgcaccgaaactgttttttttttaagaaaacaaaaaattctctcaaatttctattttttggtTGTTTACATATTTCAAAAATCCCGACATGATATTTTTCTGCTCTTGATgtgttatttttaaagaaaaagaattaacaaaATGCAGCAATAAACTCTTAcagacatgaaaaaaaaacattttagcaaagaaaaagaaaatagacgAACCGAAtggaatattgagaaaaaaaaaacgatgaaaagtgattttaaatgggaaaatctTGTCAAAGTtggaagaataataaattagaggaaaaaacttgcgaattttcattaaaaaaaaagtactttcTAATCCCTTATTTTAACGTAATATCACATACAttctcgaaaaaaaagaattagaaatggtaatagagaaaacaaaaaaattattaaaggaCATGTGAAAGATAGAAGCAACCTTTTGCTGTTaatcattattaaaaaaaaaagaagagaaatgagaagaaaaaaatgatgaaaaagatGTATTAATAAACGTAAATTTAAAGAGATGAAAaggttaaaatgaaaaaaaaaaaacatgaaataaaattaagaaaaattaactataAAGCGCATAGAAAAATAGTTGCATgagtttaaagaaagaaaaaacaattcaaaaaaaaaatctaatgcGAAGATATTTCTTTGTGAAATCTTCTCTTGGAGCTTATGTgggttttattttctctttttttttaattgagtgcttttttttatttttcccccttttatttttttttattctattgtCCCTCCTAAACACCCCCCAACCCCATTCCCAAAAATCGTATAGTTGAGCGtaatttctttgtgaattgagagcgttaaaaaatgaataagaaaaaaaacttagttgtgggattaatttttttgcggACGTGgtgtttttaatttctatattttcctaatttttcttttttttgtttttttaagtatCCGCGCCTTGtagggagattttttttctcgtttttaataataaatgctTCGAACCCTTCGAACGTACTTTTTtcgagatttatttttttttaattttgctctttgctatatttaaaaaaaaagaaaaacaaatattaaaatgacaaatcgaaaatgaatgaaaaaatatttaaaaaaaatattgctgtCGGCTTTGAGTTGTTTTTTGAGAATGTAAAACTTTTTCCCCTCG from Lutzomyia longipalpis isolate SR_M1_2022 chromosome 1, ASM2433408v1 encodes:
- the LOC129787968 gene encoding ankyrin repeat and KH domain-containing protein mask isoform X23, with product MQNVGPSDGLKRESKVSVRGSTGRNKMSTPSNKFTSNTSSPTKSDTETFPEFQPRVTDSSESDEESVSEILLACLCLRPDLLVDSFPLDQNDLVEIQGSCSDSCENDDNEDDEEDDEDDEEDEEADVHINDGRPKYLLECDDRDSDQGQHDTKARLEALLEAADEAAQALNRMRSDSSPRDKKILRGFSLLSRSLIAACTDNDVNAVRRLLGEGNSTINEGTDDGESLLSLACSAGYYELAQVLLAMSAQVEDRGQKNDCTPLMEAASAGHVDIIKLLISHGADVNAQSSTVTPIGNTPLMYACAGGHVAAVQELLANGANVEDHNENGHTPLMEAASAGHVEVAKILLDHGAGINTHSNEFKESALTLACYKGHLDMVRFLLEAGADQEHKTDEMHTALMEASMDGHVEVARLLLDSGAQVNMPTDSFESPLTLAACGGHVDLAMLLIERGANIEEVNDEGYTPLMEAAREGHEEMVALLLSQGANINAQTEETQETALTLACCGGFLEVADYLIKNGADIELGASTPLMEAAQEGHLDLVKFLLENNADVHAQTQTGDTALTYACENGHTEVAEVLLYYRAELEHESEGGRTPLMKACRAGHICTVKFLIAKGADVNRQTTNNDHTPLSLACAGGHQAVVELLLKSGADPFYKLKDNSTMLIEAAKGGHIGVVQLLLDYPHSMSNANQMPQTPTDVITNSQLMIYAEQQQKLQKQLPQPIQPIVLHQPKQQGAQQSTQQTHLAQNQQLVTAPPGLHDVPEAIRVSNHQILHQQQLQGKDDGQQQQQQMMAAAADVAGTNVILDSVKGGLTAPQTDSILAQMRMFQMQAGFTDGLAQGLALAQPSVVNQIVGNVVDGNQQMQQQQHIAPQPPNNVASGNQQITAKQKGLSRKGRPSVIPYDSNLTTSEAQQVRSQPLGEDENSIYVTTNLPTAEKKILEEFHKNTNLQVLCEGGVPSTLLPSSAYVDITTPSAQEINIGMLCGASGISLTSGTPILGRMPAGGPIQSAAVATFVAGGKATDNNTFLITTSSFPTSINQSVTTTTATSGTSAQASTAAIPSTTTSTQIIAPSEVSQNTAISDRPKVKPVSKKDGKGNIRKSGSVLQQNQMVSIYNNLPVIPSSEQNLQLLQQSLATLSLAQQQQQQQQPGAPQTLIQQQLANITQNIQQISHLQSVNRQMPPSSPGKQPIPPNLVPATSSTLPVSGDCGTESTSTLTSITQNLNNQNILGTSESDEQLNSQWNQKMWQMVAQLPNHPLQKIAQRFIADQLKSPTENQLTGGSGSGANCGLPTSPNNSSKNIANNNDYSVISRMMSEVMHDISSDLNPEFVQQHPQQDDSMMHPKSVHVNQQFLLQQNDGQQIEQGDSEDHLHMFSVDDSDAETIGDCEIYPALDESLESLNVDDVTNVATVTTIDGSKESICNYEWADYIDDAINALHSGTDIPVAIQQEMAANLNCPDLADAYAMGNLMGISSFCKTHWGNQWAPAGQPIEQPSTSQSMVSDDHRNQIMTFDHQLHQQIQQQLSVEQLQLLTQLQNQQNQSLSMIPTSSIDQQHLSNNITSLASSLALAQQPGQVQQSQLMTQLPATLDLQQQQNLSGDAQQQTKFVFNVDIEKQSPALQLLFQMPPQQQQQQQQQQMQQAAGSTIISSPIQQQFQQQQQQIIASQIAQTQTSGLLSGQGVDLQQSIQQVQLPSNLTILQPHQILSKAQQMQNCSQSSQAVATQTQQLPSGASMTAVTALAQQHQQNLNNIIPSPTLEGTVQTPTSAVPAVASSVAISTAVKTNGIVAGGGAAAQQQQQQCAVQGASPPDKTIDVDSETDSNHDTALTLACAGGHEDLVELLISRGANIEHRDKKGFTPLILAATAGHDKVVEALLKYGAEMEAQSERTKDTPLSLACSGGRYEVVELLLNIGANKEHRNVSDYTPLSLAASGGYVNIIKLLLSHGAEINSRTGSKLGISPLMLAAMNGHTQAVKLLLDMGSDINAQIETNRNTALTLACFQGRHEVVNLLLERKANVEHRAKTGLTPLMEAASGGYIDVGRVLLDKGADVNAAPVPSSRDTALTIAADKGHVKFVELLLYRGAAVEVKNKKGNSPLWLAANGGHLAVVEILYAHDADIDSQDNRKVSCLMAAFRKGHTKVVKWMVNHVTQFPSDQEMTRYISTVSDKELLDKCHECVKVIRAAKEAQAVKANKNASILLEELDMEKNREESRKAAAARRRERKKKKKLEKKEEKRKLNEPKNAQDDKDDDKDDESDGEKDESSPENVPPHDKEEGDSGIDANSQGSCSSADVKSSNLMEKQSKLTKAKKRKEKTATVQPQPSTSQPQIVRSKSPPPNPIDLVVKNKREESVIKSTKNPKDVAREMREQRDAKREIKQEGRREEIKMPEQAAKRSVEKENLAPREEFRSKNQRGEKKSEYASSLAASRESGGAQKSASQPIQPNGADGASGSRKVVYFPRHLSDHEIIESTSSSYSMKSGKNSSKSHSHDDSSKNSSSMKQAGKREEGWKEVVRKSSVQQQVSSLSEPSCKKIAVPTHAISRVIGRGGSNINAIRAATGAHIEVEKQSKSQCDRWITIKGSADATRQAHSLIGTLIKDPDVDILQILQKVNSNVKPVPPSPSIGPIGYWGEKPPTTTASSSYTASTSIATTSSSAVQIKTTSMAKQQIANSSKQIPASAASSVVTTKIMSSSASTANTSRTAQSKVYQSSHQQSRSGGAISSNAGNTSRSNPEILKRPVVSSAVSVSSGSNTTKTTMSFTGAIMSLKSTTTKNITPAMSMSGPPGTFASKLLTSQASDAKKVMTSSVTTIVTSTSTLMASSAAQQSAAPASVVQMSPKHHSVSANSQNLPAPFANTPQQAPPNVGVIGSNAKPPPFSQATIETATSSIGNANGPPRSITPIGPPIARNVTQSPLLQKQQALPVSSSMSDTSLAVGSAIHQSGNTGAGGSGSTASSIAAQLQTKISQLHGAQAHEYSLFNDNYGSQWESKQMYNNVAPLQADASKAPGYRGNTVSSPVSIKTSSQSITPPSTGHHLSVAPSTGNAATTLITTATGTAQSQTSQNLSGASVQVTPSAQVYDLSQSASSGGSGVSIIKPPTTQTIQPPPPSNLAVQRPIMSNMSQVRPVGSQMDSYSSGVQAPVGSGAGARQNLFDNLQSQSSMNASGTSGSSASSSQHMLNYSQNSDASHPPPFQHLGLGAGNPLHMSRLNPRATVFSSMQQQQQQAPPQPQQQVSQASKSTQQQQQQHPNQFGNIFQQNQGTAGGAPGGGNSGGGSMSGQYSKMPPLASYNPTPGRPQSQPQPQTQQQQPGSQGQVNNNGRWYDLSHLPSPREILNMENGFTLNLGSPSSMSPNNPPQATTNGVLSNQTADDSRKMPRPIGTERASWKYGYNSNVVTQNQPPQMPMEMDNSGQMHPWIVDKQPWMMPMRNQYVPTDDLHPHDHFSHMQLDYHHAGGGNVGPTPQNMNLMQSLQYTPFMPHSADIGQLPDKIESWEPEKHGWKWTN